One segment of Plasmodium vivax chromosome 14, whole genome shotgun sequence DNA contains the following:
- a CDS encoding ubiquitin-conjugating enzyme E2, putative (encoded by transcript PVX_123140A) codes for MSNLAKKRLIRDFRKLQADSPYGVSGSPIGNDIMKWRAVIFGPADTPWEGGTFQLELLFGNEYPNKPPKVKFLTKMFHPNIYMDGNICIDILQKQWSPIYDISAILTSIQSLLSDPNPNSPANQEAALLFVENRIEYNRRIKNCVKDSISFIDHKVPEEEEGKA; via the exons ATGTCTAATTTGGCGAAAAAGAGATTAATTCGGGACTTTAGGAAATTGCAGGCTGATTCACCGTACGGAGTTAGCGGTTCCCCAATAGGGAATGACATTATGAAATGGAGAGCGGTTATTTTCGGGCCAGCGGACACCCCGTGGGAGGGAG GCACCTTTCAGCTGGAACTTTTGTTTGGAAATGAATACCCAAACAAACCTCCCAAAGTCAAATTTTTAACCAAAATGTTTCAtccaaatatatatatggacGGAAACATATGTATTGACATTCTCCAAAAACAGTGGAGTCCTATTTACGACATTTCTGCAATACTGACGTCCATTCAGTCCTTACTGAGTGACCCTAACCCGAACAGCCCAGCCAACCAGGAAGCCGCCCTCCTCTTTGTGGAGAACAGAATTGAGTATAACCGAAGAATTAAGAACTGCGTTAAGGATTCCATAAGTTTTATCGATCACAAGGTGccggaagaggaggaaggcaAGGCttaa
- a CDS encoding hypothetical protein, conserved (encoded by transcript PVX_123145A), with product MFSFGLIKKKKEEDQSVEEKPDEENKNPEVEKNDNKEPTDEDKAKEEADNEEKPVDSKAKNKRTRKTVRKTKKGQKEEEEEEEEKEEKEEKEEKEEKQEKEEKDEKKEEEDKKEEEDKKGKKGKKEPKGKKGGARKGKKAAADEKEENDKKDEANEANEANEVDQANEAREANDEAEKEKQERKKELKIEEELKDKDAKASALTLEILGDIPDADLKPPENVLFVCKLNPVTEEEDLKTIFARFGPITSCNIVKDKVTNNSLQYAFIEFEKKEDCLNAYFEMDNVIIDDRRIHVDFCQSLAKYKGEIKNWKIENEAVLENIKRRKLDQEDTKRKRGGNATASGGANGAANGAANATANEEEEDSIRVFKYESDNNTKDYENNSNKEEKKEDPNDSGNNAAGGGKYDYSSGKRYNPSKYYKDSYNNYSSQYPYRRYPYKYRYNNSYNTPYGKSFFYRKNYNSSYYDKYSYYGRVRKNSMFNKRNYSPRDGVGHRNEDYSSRYRRQRSYSSDNSQKKRLDKRDSRKSENRKYGSKSMEKSPKGGEHDEYHYPRDGGYSNDNNADDALLKSGRRMKDRGAATSGPGEHSHYNKYDYERGAADDERHSSYNYKMQRKTNRPPSYSVRTDDKDENKGYFKRDGYNNDYYSDKKRKYGQYDGAPGDYEKRGDDDYAYNNGYYKSSYNKRLKGYPGADDDERYKKAYPKYPNRYDKNFYPKYERRDFYDQDRKPYDEDKKYYDADRKPYDADRKPYDGDKYHDADKKYYEGDKKSSKYKNDEYRKYDRSASYDYKGDKKKYGDKNEDYYSKAKYSKHDSYDRDDGKRYNKDSKAYGSSYKEEKSYGKYKDKAYDREDDEEAQKSSKYYSKKEDKKWYDKRDDKRDDKRDDKRDDRRDDKRDDKRDDKRYDRRDDKNYYKDTKTRQKEDYKYDDLDKGKRDKSYDRKNKGDDSRDRANDKKSYNYKSKKGKYGDAKKDDDYNTSPNTKRDKKNKDNKKRRSKSYSDVSHNSSAKYASKSKKQKKEKYSLKDKKKDKKKKNYDDDDYEKYNNSVSNSKDSYSNKKDDKNNSYAAKSESANSAYT from the coding sequence ATGTTTTCATTCGgcctcataaaaaaaaaaaaggaggaggaccaATCCGTCGAGGAAAAACCAGatgaggagaacaaaaaCCCCGAAGTGGAGAAGAATGACAACAAAGAACCCACCGACGAGGATAAagcgaaggaagaagcggacaATGAGGAAAAACCGGTAGATAGTAAAGCCAAAAATAAGAGGACAAGAAAAACGGTTAGGAAAACGAAGAAGGGgcagaaggaagaggaggaagaggaggaagagaaggaggagaaggaagaaaaagaagagaaggaggagaagcaggagaaggaggagaaggacgaaaagaaggaggaggaagataagaaggaggaggaagataagaaaggcaaaaagggcaAGAAGGAGCCGAAGGGTAAAAAGGGCGGCGCGAGGAAGGGCAAAAAGGCGGCCGCAGACGAGAAGGAAGAGAACGACAAGAAGGACGAGGCGAACGAAGCGAACGAAGCGAATGAGGTAGACCAAGCAAACGAAGCGCGCGAGGCGAACGACGAAGcggagaaggaaaagcagGAGCGGAAGAAGGAACTAAAGATTGAGGAAGAGTTGAAGGATAAGGACGCCAAGGCAAGCGCGCTAACGCTGGAAATTTTGGGAGATATCCCAGATGCTGATTTGAAGCCCCCAGAAAATGTTCTCTTCGTTTGTAAGCTCAATCCCGTGacggaagaagaagatttAAAAACCATTTTCGCCAGATTCGGACCGATAACATCGTGTAACATTGTAAAGGATAAGGTAACGAACAACTCCCTCCAGTACGCCTTTATTgagtttgaaaaaaaagaagactGCCTGAATGCCTACTTCGAAATGGATAACGTCATCATTGACGATAGGAGGATACACGTGGACTTCTGCCAGTCGTTGGCGAAATATAAGGGGGAGATAAAAAACTGGAAAATCGAAAATGAGGCCGTCCTGGAAAACATTAAAAGGAGGAAGTTGGACCAAGAGGACACCAAAAGGAAGAGGGGCGGCAACGCAACTGCTAGCGGGGGTGCCAACGGAGCAGCCAACGGAGCAGCCAACGCAACCGCcaacgaagaggaagaagacaGCATTCGGGTCTTCAAATACGAAAGTGACAACAACACAAAGGATTACGAAAATAACTCCAacaaggaggaaaaaaaagaggacccGAATGACAGCGGCAACAACGCTGCTGGAGGCGGCAAATACGACTACAGTAGCGGCAAAAGATACAACCCCTCCAAGTACTACAAAGACAGTTACAATAACTATTCCAGTCAGTACCCCTACAGAAGGTACCCGTACAAATACAGATATAACAACAGTTATAATACCCCCTATGGGAAGAGCTTTTTCTatcgaaaaaattataacagcAGTTACTACGATAAGTATAGCTACTACGGTAGAGTGAGAAAGAACAGCATGTTCAACAAACGGAATTATTCTCCCAGAGATGGTGTAGGCCACCGAAATGAGGACTACAGCAGTCGGTACAGAAGACAACGTAGTTACTCCTCGGACAATTCGCAGAAAAAGAGACTAGATAAGAGAGATTCtagaaaaagtgaaaatagGAAATATGGCAGTAAATCGATGGAAAAATCTCCCAAAGGAGGCGAACATGATGAGTACCACTACCCAAGGGATGGAGGATACTCAAATGATAACAATGCAGATGATGCTCTGCTAAAAAGCGGAAGAAGAATGAAAGATAGAGGTGCCGCTACATCGGGACCAGGTGAACATAGCCATTATAACAAATACGATTACGAAAGGGGAGCTGCCGATGATGAGCGGCATTCCAGCTATAACTACAAAatgcaaagaaaaacaaatagaCCACCTTCCTATTCTGTGCGGACGGACGATAAGGATGAAAACAAGGGGTACTTCAAACGTGATGGGTATAACAATGACTACTACagtgacaaaaaaagaaaatacgGACAGTACGATGGGGCACCCGGGGATTATGAAAAACGAGGGGACGACGATTACGCCTATAATAATGGCTACTACAAAAGCTCCTACAATAAAAGGCTGAAAGGCTACCCAGGCGCCGACGACGATGAGAGGTATAAGAAGGCCTACCCCAAGTACCCCAACAGGTATGACAAAAATTTCTACCCAAAGTATGAGCGGAGGGATTTTTACGACCAGGATAGGAAGCCCTACGATGAGGATAAGAAGTACTACGATGCGGATAGGAAGCCCTACGATGCGGATAGGAAGCCCTACGATGGGGATAAGTACCACGACGCGGATAAGAAATACTACGAGGGGGACAAAAAGTCGAGTAAATACAAAAACGATGAGTACCGAAAGTACGACAGAAGCGCCTCTTACGATTACAAGGGAgacaagaaaaaatatggcGACAAAAACGAGGACTACTATAGCAAGGCAAAGTATAGCAAGCACGACTCGTACGACCGGGATGATGGTAAGAGGTACAATAAGGACAGCAAAGCTTATGGCAGCAGCTACAAGGAAGAGAAGAGCTACGGCAAGTATAAGGATAAGGCGTACGACCGCGAGGATGACGAGGAGGCGCAGAAGAGCTCCAAGTATTACAGCAAGAAGGAGGACAAGAAGTGGTACGACAAGCGGGATGACAAGCGGGATGACAAGCGGGATGATAAGCGAGATGACAGGCGGGATGACAAACGGGATGACAAACGGGATGACAAGCGGTACGACCGGCGGGATGACAAAAACTACTACAAAGACACCAAAACGAGGCAAAAGGAGGACTACAAATATGATGACCTCGATAAGGGAAAAAGAGACAAATCGTATGATcgaaaaaacaaaggggaTGACAGCAGGGATCGTGCCaatgacaaaaaaagttacaactACAAAAGTAAGAAGGGAAAATATGGGGACGCAAAAAAAGATGATGATTATAACACCTCTCCTAATACAAAGcgagacaaaaaaaataaggacaacaaaaaaagaagatccAAATCGTACTCCGATGTAAGTCATAACAGTTCTGCTAAATATGCGTCCAAAAGtaaaaagcagaagaaggaaaaatactcgttaaaggataaaaaaaaggacaagaagaagaaaaattatgacgatgatgactACGAAAAGTATAATAACTCGGTTAGCAATTCGAAAGATTCCTATTCAAACAAGAAGGACGATAAGAACAACTCCTACGCCGCCAAGTCTGAATCTGCTAATTCGGCTTACACATGA